In Pseudomonas fluorescens, the following are encoded in one genomic region:
- a CDS encoding Hpt domain-containing protein, whose translation MGDRHDYVALEWVKGEIAETLKQAHHAIETVLDDPQATHALDDCLACIHQVHGSLQMVEFYGAALLAEEMEQLAMALQGNRVSHREEALHLLMQALGQLPIYLDRVQGARRDLPLVVLPLINDLRSARGESLLSETSLFSPQLPELPPLDVETLAQLEPAELPGVLRKLRQMLQMALVGFLREQDHDTTLDYLAKVFTHLEALCASAPLSPLWQVASALVEGMQGGAIANSPALRSLFKEADKELKRLLEQGMPGINQPAPPELLKSLLFYIAKAEQPTGQMLIMKERYSLDDALPDSAMVDEERARLAGPDRDAMRSVLAALCEELVRVKERLDLFVRSDRQHTSDLDSLLAPLRQIADTLAVLGFGQPRKVIIDQLAVVLSLAQGQREPNDAILMDVAGALLYVEATLAGMVGTVEPESQDDNRLPTTDLTQIHQIVIKEARICLLQAKDMIVDYIDADWDRQHLQALPALLTQVRGALAMIPLSRVASLVETCNHFIREHLLLEPGQPGWQELDSLADVITSIEYYLERLSDDPQTQGENLLDVAEKSLASLGFFPSEQHVPVLDDVLNPSEAQVMQMMQELDDPQIVQTLADVLASPVSTLNPPALNTPGSLLPPPAGEEPVDEELREVFLEETDEVLDILREYLPRWSADPDNRSALSELRRAFHTLKGSGRMVRALVLGELAWAVENLLNRVLENSVEPGATVQQLIGDVLQLLPELVAEYAANAQRQRNDVDQLAARAHALAKGDEPVSDEDTQDVAALDPLLLEIFRKEAETHLGSLNRFLDQAAEHMPLQASDELQRALHTLKGSAYMAGVLPIAELAAPLDQLAREYKAHLIALDLDEVELLLEAEGLFRLGLRQLKTDPLAEIPGARGLTERARALLAERLENLLSTPNTGLRIKRDPQLINNFLAQGMDILLDAESLLQRWQQHPGERQELSALLDELTTLGEGAHLADLHPVDELCEALLDLYGAVEESSLAVSERFFHEAQGAHEALINMLDELAAGQDVSPQPQRIRALRELLDESLDPSAMGLIRSDGSRNLSIRELGAATAELEHTLPPVGASPLAMDVNDDALSLDKRGSGESFAGKPAPTEDRVVDLDDEIVAIFLEEAVDILESAGQALQRWLRDSDNAAPLSSLQRDLHTLEGGARMAEVGPVGDLAHELECLYQGLVDRRYAFSDSLALLLQQSHKRLALYLEQLQLNQPLDDSRELIEAIRAYRQGHAGIAEAARQATGNDSAAHDPELLEIFLEEGFDIIESSGAALERWQAQPSSRQEVETLLRDLHTLKGGARMVEITAIGDLAHELEFLYEGLSTGVLQPTEPLFALLQRSHDRLAQMLDAARAGEPMPPADRLIDAIKNFSHPAVPETPAPVATPATPKAELLVPPSDTGADMVKVSAELLDDLVNLAGETSIFRGRIEQQVNDAQIALNEMETTIERMRDQLRRLDTETQGRILSRQQVDAERLGYEEFDPLEMDRHSQLQQLSRALFESASDLLDLKETLERRNHDTENLLQQQGRINTELQEGLMRTRMVPFERMLPRLQRIVRQVSSELGKDVDFIVDNAEGEMDRNVLERMAAPLEHMLRNAVDHGLESVDVRLAAGKPAKGKITLDLLREGGDIIFDIRDDGAGVPLDAVRRKAIKRGLLAPDSVISDHDVLQFILQPGFSTAEKITQISGRGVGMDVVHEEVRQLGGTMSIDSVPGQGVHFRIRLPFTVSVNRALMVQCGEDQYAIPLNTIDGIVRVLPNELEGYFRFDSPTYEYAGQRYELCYLGELLKTSPRPKLLGQSLPLPVLLVQCNERHIAVLVDAMAGTREIVVKSLGPQFAAVQGVSGATILGDGRVVLILDLLAPIRAMQVRVPQRPAGQEIEAEPHRPLLVMVVDDSVTVRKVTSRLLERHGMNVLTAKDGADAMLLLEEHMPDLMLLDIEMPRMDGFEVATQVRNDERLQHLPIIMITSRTGQKHRDRAMAIGVNDYLGKPYQESVLLESIALWSKTHA comes from the coding sequence ATGGGTGATCGGCACGACTATGTGGCCCTCGAGTGGGTCAAGGGCGAGATTGCCGAAACGCTGAAGCAGGCTCATCACGCGATCGAAACCGTGCTCGATGACCCGCAGGCGACGCATGCGCTGGATGATTGCCTGGCATGCATCCATCAGGTCCACGGCAGTTTGCAGATGGTCGAGTTCTACGGCGCGGCGTTGCTCGCCGAAGAAATGGAACAACTGGCCATGGCCTTGCAGGGCAACCGCGTCAGCCATCGCGAAGAGGCGTTGCACCTGTTGATGCAGGCACTCGGGCAGCTGCCGATCTACCTCGACCGGGTGCAAGGTGCGCGTCGTGACTTGCCACTGGTGGTGTTGCCACTGATCAACGACCTGCGCAGCGCCCGTGGCGAAAGCCTGCTGTCGGAAACCAGCCTGTTCAGCCCGCAATTGCCCGAGTTGCCGCCGTTGGACGTAGAAACGCTGGCGCAGCTGGAACCGGCCGAATTGCCCGGTGTGCTGCGCAAGCTGCGGCAGATGCTGCAAATGGCGCTGGTCGGATTCCTGCGTGAACAGGACCACGACACCACCCTCGATTACCTGGCCAAGGTCTTCACCCACCTCGAAGCACTCTGCGCCAGCGCACCCCTGAGCCCGTTATGGCAGGTGGCATCAGCGCTGGTCGAAGGCATGCAGGGCGGTGCTATCGCCAACAGCCCGGCCTTGCGCAGCCTGTTCAAGGAGGCCGACAAGGAACTCAAGCGCCTGCTCGAACAAGGCATGCCCGGTATCAATCAACCGGCCCCGCCGGAGCTGCTCAAGAGTTTGCTGTTCTACATTGCCAAGGCCGAACAACCCACCGGGCAGATGCTGATCATGAAAGAACGCTACTCACTGGACGACGCGCTGCCCGACAGCGCGATGGTCGATGAAGAACGCGCGCGGCTTGCCGGTCCCGACCGCGACGCCATGCGCTCGGTGCTGGCTGCGCTGTGCGAAGAGCTGGTGCGGGTCAAGGAACGCCTGGACCTGTTCGTGCGCAGTGACCGCCAGCACACCTCCGACCTCGACAGCCTGCTGGCGCCGCTGCGGCAAATCGCCGACACCTTGGCGGTGCTGGGTTTCGGCCAGCCGCGCAAGGTGATCATCGATCAATTGGCGGTGGTGCTCAGCCTCGCTCAGGGCCAGCGCGAACCCAACGATGCAATCCTCATGGACGTTGCCGGAGCCTTGTTGTACGTCGAAGCGACGCTGGCCGGCATGGTCGGAACCGTTGAGCCGGAGAGCCAGGACGACAACCGCCTGCCGACCACCGACCTGACGCAGATCCATCAGATCGTGATCAAGGAGGCCCGCATCTGTTTGCTGCAGGCCAAGGACATGATCGTCGACTACATTGACGCCGATTGGGACCGCCAGCATTTGCAGGCGCTGCCGGCCTTGCTGACCCAGGTGCGCGGGGCGCTGGCGATGATCCCGCTGAGCCGGGTGGCGAGCCTGGTCGAAACCTGCAATCACTTTATCCGCGAGCACCTGTTGCTCGAGCCGGGTCAGCCGGGCTGGCAGGAACTGGACAGCCTGGCCGACGTGATCACCAGCATCGAGTACTACCTCGAGCGCCTCAGCGATGACCCGCAAACGCAGGGTGAAAACCTGCTCGATGTCGCGGAAAAAAGCCTGGCGAGCCTCGGGTTTTTCCCCAGTGAGCAGCATGTGCCCGTGCTTGATGATGTGCTCAACCCGAGCGAAGCGCAGGTCATGCAGATGATGCAGGAGCTGGATGATCCACAGATCGTCCAGACCCTGGCCGATGTGCTCGCCAGCCCGGTTTCGACGCTGAACCCGCCCGCGCTGAACACCCCGGGCAGCCTGCTGCCGCCGCCCGCGGGCGAAGAGCCGGTGGACGAGGAGCTGCGCGAAGTGTTCCTCGAAGAAACCGACGAAGTTCTGGACATCCTGCGCGAGTACTTGCCGCGCTGGTCAGCCGACCCTGACAACCGCTCGGCCCTGAGTGAGTTGCGCCGCGCCTTCCATACCCTCAAGGGCAGTGGCCGGATGGTGCGCGCCCTGGTGTTGGGCGAGCTGGCCTGGGCCGTGGAAAACCTGCTCAACCGCGTACTGGAAAACAGCGTGGAGCCGGGCGCTACGGTGCAGCAACTGATCGGCGATGTGCTGCAGCTGCTTCCGGAACTGGTGGCTGAATACGCCGCCAATGCCCAGCGTCAGCGCAACGATGTCGATCAGTTGGCCGCCCGCGCCCATGCCCTGGCCAAGGGCGATGAACCGGTGTCCGATGAGGATACGCAAGATGTCGCGGCCCTCGACCCGCTGTTGCTGGAGATCTTTCGCAAAGAAGCCGAAACCCACCTGGGCAGCCTCAATCGCTTCCTTGATCAGGCCGCCGAACATATGCCGTTGCAGGCCAGCGACGAATTGCAGCGCGCCTTGCACACCCTCAAGGGCAGCGCTTATATGGCCGGTGTGTTGCCGATTGCCGAACTGGCCGCGCCGCTGGATCAACTGGCCCGGGAATACAAGGCACACCTGATCGCGCTGGATCTGGATGAAGTCGAATTGCTGCTGGAAGCAGAAGGGCTGTTTCGCCTTGGCTTGCGTCAGCTCAAGACAGATCCGCTGGCGGAAATTCCCGGTGCCCGGGGTTTGACCGAACGTGCCAGGGCGCTGCTGGCCGAGCGCCTGGAAAACCTCCTGAGCACACCGAACACCGGGCTGCGAATCAAACGCGACCCGCAACTGATCAACAACTTCCTCGCCCAGGGCATGGACATCCTGCTGGACGCCGAAAGCCTGTTGCAGCGTTGGCAGCAACACCCCGGCGAACGTCAGGAGCTCAGCGCGCTGCTGGACGAATTGACCACCCTCGGCGAAGGCGCCCATCTGGCCGACCTGCACCCGGTGGATGAATTGTGTGAAGCATTGCTCGATCTGTACGGTGCCGTGGAGGAAAGCAGCCTGGCGGTCAGCGAGCGGTTTTTCCATGAAGCACAGGGTGCCCACGAAGCACTGATCAACATGCTCGACGAACTGGCCGCCGGCCAGGATGTCAGCCCGCAACCGCAACGGATCAGGGCCTTGCGCGAGCTGCTCGACGAGAGCCTCGACCCGTCGGCCATGGGCCTGATCCGCAGCGATGGCAGCCGCAACCTGAGCATCCGTGAATTGGGCGCCGCCACCGCCGAACTCGAGCACACGCTACCCCCTGTAGGAGCGAGCCCGCTCGCGATGGACGTTAACGATGACGCATTGTCATTGGATAAACGCGGCTCCGGTGAGTCCTTCGCTGGCAAGCCAGCTCCTACAGAGGACCGCGTTGTCGACTTGGACGATGAAATCGTCGCGATCTTCCTTGAAGAAGCGGTGGATATCCTCGAAAGCGCCGGTCAGGCCTTGCAGCGCTGGTTGCGCGACTCGGACAACGCCGCGCCGCTGTCATCCCTGCAACGGGATTTGCACACCCTCGAAGGCGGCGCACGCATGGCCGAGGTCGGGCCGGTCGGCGATCTGGCCCATGAACTGGAATGCCTTTACCAGGGCCTGGTGGACCGTCGTTATGCCTTCAGCGATTCACTGGCGCTGCTGCTGCAACAGAGCCATAAGCGACTGGCGTTGTATCTCGAACAGTTGCAGCTCAACCAGCCGCTGGACGATTCCCGTGAGCTGATCGAAGCCATTCGTGCCTACCGTCAAGGGCATGCGGGTATCGCCGAGGCGGCCCGGCAGGCAACCGGCAACGACTCGGCTGCGCACGATCCGGAATTGCTGGAGATCTTCCTCGAGGAAGGCTTCGACATCATCGAAAGCTCCGGGGCGGCGCTGGAGCGCTGGCAGGCCCAGCCTTCGAGTCGTCAGGAAGTGGAAACCCTGCTGCGTGACCTGCACACCCTCAAGGGCGGTGCGCGCATGGTGGAAATTACCGCGATTGGCGATCTGGCCCACGAACTGGAGTTCCTTTACGAAGGCCTGTCCACCGGTGTGTTGCAACCGACGGAGCCGTTGTTCGCGCTGTTGCAGCGCAGCCATGACCGCCTGGCGCAGATGCTCGATGCGGCCCGCGCCGGTGAGCCGATGCCGCCGGCCGACCGCTTGATCGATGCGATCAAGAACTTCAGCCACCCGGCCGTGCCGGAAACACCCGCGCCGGTTGCGACGCCGGCCACGCCCAAGGCCGAGCTGCTGGTGCCTCCGTCCGATACCGGCGCGGACATGGTCAAGGTCTCCGCGGAGCTGCTCGACGATCTGGTCAACCTGGCCGGTGAAACCTCGATCTTCCGTGGCCGGATCGAACAGCAGGTCAACGATGCGCAAATCGCCCTGAATGAGATGGAGACCACCATCGAGCGGATGCGCGACCAGTTGCGCCGCCTCGATACCGAAACCCAGGGGCGGATCCTCAGCCGCCAGCAAGTCGACGCCGAACGCCTGGGCTACGAGGAGTTCGACCCGCTGGAAATGGATCGCCACTCACAATTGCAGCAATTGTCCCGGGCGCTGTTCGAATCGGCCTCTGACTTGCTCGACCTCAAGGAAACCCTCGAGCGACGCAATCACGACACGGAAAACCTGCTGCAACAGCAGGGCCGCATCAATACCGAACTGCAGGAAGGCCTGATGCGCACGCGCATGGTGCCGTTCGAACGCATGCTCCCGCGTTTGCAGCGCATCGTCCGGCAGGTGTCCAGCGAACTGGGCAAGGACGTGGACTTCATCGTCGACAACGCCGAAGGCGAGATGGACCGCAACGTTCTCGAGCGCATGGCCGCGCCGCTGGAACACATGCTGCGCAACGCCGTCGACCATGGACTGGAGTCCGTTGACGTGCGGCTGGCGGCGGGGAAGCCGGCCAAGGGCAAGATCACTCTCGATCTGCTGCGCGAAGGCGGCGACATCATTTTCGACATCCGCGACGACGGTGCCGGTGTGCCGCTGGACGCGGTACGGCGCAAGGCGATCAAGCGCGGCCTGCTCGCCCCGGACAGCGTCATCAGTGATCACGACGTGTTGCAGTTCATCCTGCAACCGGGGTTTTCCACCGCCGAAAAAATCACCCAGATCTCCGGGCGCGGCGTCGGCATGGACGTGGTGCACGAAGAGGTGCGGCAACTGGGCGGCACCATGAGCATCGACTCGGTGCCTGGGCAGGGCGTGCACTTCCGCATTCGCCTGCCGTTTACCGTATCGGTCAACCGGGCGTTGATGGTGCAGTGCGGTGAAGACCAATACGCGATCCCGCTCAATACCATCGACGGCATCGTGCGCGTCCTGCCCAATGAACTCGAAGGGTATTTCCGTTTCGATTCGCCGACCTACGAATACGCCGGACAACGTTACGAGTTGTGCTACCTGGGTGAGCTGCTGAAAACCAGCCCGCGCCCGAAGCTGTTAGGCCAGAGCCTGCCATTGCCGGTGTTGCTGGTGCAGTGCAACGAACGGCACATCGCGGTGCTGGTGGACGCCATGGCCGGCACTCGCGAAATCGTGGTCAAGAGCCTGGGACCGCAGTTTGCGGCGGTGCAAGGGGTGTCCGGGGCGACGATTCTCGGGGACGGCCGGGTGGTGCTGATTCTGGATTTGCTGGCGCCGATCCGCGCCATGCAGGTCCGTGTCCCCCAGCGTCCGGCGGGGCAAGAGATCGAGGCCGAACCGCATCGGCCGCTGCTGGTGATGGTGGTCGACGACTCGGTCACCGTGCGCAAGGTCACCAGCCGCCTGCTCGAACGCCACGGCATGAACGTGCTGACCGCCAAGGACGGGGCTGATGCGATGCTGCTGCTGGAGGAGCACATGCCCGACCTGATGCTGCTGGACATCGAGATGCCGCGCATGGATGGCTTCGAAGTCGCGACCCAGGTGCGCAACGACGAACGCCTGCAACACCTGCCGATCATCATGATCACCTCCCGCACTGGCCAGAAACACCGCGACCGCGCCATGGCCATTGGCGTCAACGACTACCTGGGCAAGCCGTACCAGGAATCGGTGCTGCTCGAAAGCATCGCCTTGTGGAGCAAGACCCATGCTTGA
- a CDS encoding methyl-accepting chemotaxis protein, with the protein MIKAKAGKPLEGSRSRSQIIVLFLALIVFIMLLFANFAYLNTQALYDKQYIGHAGELRVLSQRIAKNATEAAAGKAAAFKLLSDARNDFARRWGYLKKGDPVTGLPPAPATVRPEMRAVQQDWERLLKNTDAILSSEQTVLSLHQVAATLAETVPQLQVEYEKVVEILLQRGAPAAQVAMAQRQSLLAERILGAVNTVLAGDENSQQAADAFGRDATQFGKVLNGMLQGDPALKVSQVEDRDARARLAEISELFEFVSGSVDEILETSPELFKVRESASNIFSLSQTLLDEASHLASGFENMVGGRTTDTIGGYVLGLLALASIILIGMVMVRETNRQLRETAEKNERNQNAIMRLLDEIEDLADGDLTVTASVTEDFTGTIADSINYSVDQLRDLVATINLTAGQVAAAVQETQATAMHLAQASEHQAQQISEASMAINDMAESIDQVSANAAESSAVAERSVEIANKGNEVVHNTIHGMDNIREQIQDTAKRIKRLGESSQEIGDIVSLIDDIADQTNILALNAAIQASMAGDAGRGFAVVADEVQRLAERSSAATRQIETLVRAIQTDTNEAVISMEQTTTEVVRGARLAQDAGVALEEIEGVSKTLAALIQSISNAAQQQTSSAGQISLTMNVIQQITSQTSSGSTATADSIGNLAKMASQLRRSVSGFTLPDAKAQVVDKA; encoded by the coding sequence ATGATAAAAGCAAAAGCAGGCAAGCCATTGGAAGGGTCGCGCAGCCGGTCGCAGATTATCGTGCTGTTCCTCGCGCTGATCGTCTTCATCATGCTGCTGTTCGCCAACTTCGCGTACCTCAACACCCAGGCTCTCTACGACAAACAGTACATCGGCCACGCCGGCGAGCTGCGCGTGCTGTCCCAGCGGATCGCCAAGAACGCCACCGAAGCCGCCGCCGGCAAGGCTGCCGCGTTCAAGTTGCTCAGCGATGCGCGCAACGATTTTGCCCGGCGCTGGGGTTATCTGAAGAAGGGTGACCCGGTCACCGGCCTGCCGCCAGCCCCCGCCACCGTGCGTCCAGAGATGCGTGCAGTGCAACAGGACTGGGAACGCCTGCTGAAAAACACCGATGCGATTCTTTCCAGCGAGCAAACCGTACTGTCGCTGCATCAGGTCGCCGCGACCCTGGCCGAAACCGTGCCGCAGTTGCAGGTCGAGTACGAGAAAGTCGTCGAGATCCTGCTGCAACGGGGCGCCCCGGCGGCCCAGGTGGCGATGGCCCAGCGCCAGTCGCTGCTGGCCGAACGGATCCTCGGCGCGGTCAACACGGTGTTGGCCGGCGACGAAAATTCACAGCAGGCCGCCGATGCGTTCGGACGCGACGCGACGCAGTTCGGCAAGGTGCTCAACGGCATGCTCCAGGGCGACCCGGCGCTCAAGGTCAGCCAGGTCGAAGACCGTGACGCCCGTGCGCGACTCGCGGAAATCTCCGAGCTGTTCGAGTTCGTCTCGGGCTCGGTGGACGAGATCCTCGAAACCTCGCCGGAGCTGTTCAAGGTCCGCGAATCGGCCTCGAACATTTTCAGCCTGTCGCAAACCCTGCTCGACGAAGCCTCACACCTGGCCAGCGGTTTCGAAAACATGGTCGGTGGGCGCACCACGGACACCATTGGCGGCTATGTGCTGGGCTTGTTGGCGCTGGCTTCGATCATCCTGATCGGCATGGTGATGGTGCGCGAAACCAATCGTCAGTTGCGCGAAACCGCCGAGAAAAACGAGCGAAACCAGAACGCGATCATGCGCCTGCTCGACGAAATCGAAGACCTGGCCGATGGCGACCTCACGGTGACGGCCTCGGTGACCGAAGACTTTACCGGCACCATCGCCGACTCGATCAATTACTCCGTCGACCAACTGCGCGATCTGGTCGCGACCATCAACCTCACCGCCGGCCAGGTCGCCGCCGCCGTGCAGGAAACCCAGGCCACCGCCATGCACTTGGCCCAGGCGTCGGAACATCAGGCCCAGCAGATTTCCGAGGCCTCCATGGCGATCAACGACATGGCCGAGTCCATAGACCAGGTGTCGGCCAACGCGGCGGAATCTTCGGCGGTTGCCGAGCGCTCGGTGGAGATCGCCAACAAGGGCAACGAGGTGGTGCACAACACCATCCACGGCATGGACAACATTCGCGAACAGATTCAGGACACCGCCAAACGCATCAAGCGCCTGGGCGAGTCATCACAGGAAATCGGCGACATTGTCAGCCTGATCGATGACATTGCCGACCAGACCAACATCCTGGCCCTCAACGCGGCCATCCAGGCATCCATGGCCGGTGATGCCGGTCGCGGTTTCGCCGTGGTCGCCGATGAAGTGCAGCGCCTGGCCGAGCGCTCGTCCGCCGCTACCCGGCAGATCGAAACCCTGGTGCGGGCGATCCAGACCGACACCAACGAAGCGGTCATCTCCATGGAGCAGACGACGACCGAAGTGGTGCGTGGCGCTCGTCTGGCGCAGGATGCCGGTGTGGCCCTGGAAGAAATCGAAGGCGTTTCCAAGACACTTGCGGCGTTGATCCAGAGCATTTCCAATGCAGCGCAACAGCAGACGTCGTCGGCCGGTCAGATTTCCCTGACGATGAACGTGATCCAGCAGATCACCTCGCAGACGTCGTCGGGTTCCACCGCCACGGCTGACAGCATCGGCAATCTGGCGAAAATGGCCAGTCAGTTGCGTCGTTCGGTGTCCGGTTTCACCTTGCCGGATGCCAAGGCGCAGGTTGTGGACAAAGCTTGA
- a CDS encoding chemotaxis protein CheW: MNESLTAFELLLQIDQRCRLLAADLPSQPARRDSWSGIGFRLGEHWYVAPMSEVSEVLHEPRSTQLPGVKPWVKGVANLRGRLLPVMDLCGFFGHELSAARRQRRVLVVEHEEVFAGLLVDEVFGLQHFAQDSLEPVPADELKGPVAAFVKGRFQREQCWQVFSPFALTQSQGFMNVAV; this comes from the coding sequence ATGAACGAGTCGCTGACGGCTTTCGAACTGCTGCTGCAAATCGACCAGCGCTGTCGTCTGCTGGCGGCGGACTTGCCCTCCCAGCCGGCCCGGCGGGACAGCTGGAGCGGTATCGGTTTTCGCCTGGGCGAACACTGGTACGTCGCGCCCATGAGCGAAGTCAGCGAAGTCTTGCATGAGCCGCGCTCCACTCAGCTACCGGGGGTCAAGCCCTGGGTCAAGGGTGTCGCCAACCTGCGCGGGCGTTTGCTGCCGGTCATGGACCTGTGCGGCTTCTTCGGGCACGAGCTTTCGGCGGCGCGTCGGCAGCGCCGGGTGTTGGTGGTGGAACATGAAGAGGTGTTTGCCGGGTTGCTGGTCGATGAAGTCTTCGGCCTCCAGCACTTTGCCCAGGACAGCCTGGAGCCGGTGCCGGCAGACGAATTGAAGGGACCGGTGGCGGCGTTCGTCAAAGGCCGGTTTCAGCGCGAGCAGTGCTGGCAGGTGTTCAGCCCGTTTGCGTTGACGCAGTCCCAAGGGTTCATGAACGTCGCGGTGTAA
- the pilH gene encoding twitching motility response regulator PilH — translation MARILIVDDSPTEMYKLTGMLEKHGHEVLKAENGADGVALARQEKPDAVLMDIVMPGLNGFQATRQLTKDPETGHIPVIIITTKDQDTDKVWGTRQGAKDYLTKPVDEDTLIKTLNNVLAG, via the coding sequence ATGGCACGTATTCTGATCGTCGATGATTCGCCGACCGAAATGTACAAACTGACCGGCATGCTGGAAAAGCACGGTCATGAAGTGTTGAAAGCCGAAAACGGTGCCGACGGCGTGGCCCTGGCCCGCCAGGAAAAGCCCGATGCGGTGCTGATGGACATCGTCATGCCCGGCCTCAACGGCTTCCAGGCAACCCGCCAGTTGACCAAGGACCCGGAAACCGGGCACATCCCGGTGATCATCATCACCACCAAGGATCAGGATACCGACAAGGTCTGGGGCACGCGCCAGGGCGCCAAGGACTACCTGACCAAGCCGGTCGATGAAGACACCCTGATCAAGACCCTGAACAACGTGCTGGCCGGTTGA
- the pilG gene encoding twitching motility response regulator PilG has product MERHPSALKVMVIDDSKTIRRTAETLLKNVGCEVITAVDGFDALAKIVDNHPGIIFVDIMMPRLDGYQTCALIKNNSAFKSTPVIMLSSKDGLFDKAKGRIVGSDQFLTKPFSKEELLDAIQAHVPGFAAVLPQ; this is encoded by the coding sequence ATGGAACGGCACCCCAGCGCCTTGAAGGTCATGGTAATCGACGATTCGAAGACGATCCGTCGCACCGCCGAAACGCTGCTCAAGAACGTGGGTTGTGAGGTCATCACGGCCGTCGACGGTTTTGATGCCCTGGCCAAGATTGTCGACAACCACCCCGGCATCATCTTTGTCGACATCATGATGCCGCGCCTGGATGGCTATCAGACCTGCGCTCTGATCAAGAACAACAGTGCGTTCAAGTCCACGCCGGTGATTATGCTGTCGTCCAAGGACGGGCTGTTCGACAAGGCCAAGGGGCGCATCGTCGGCTCCGACCAGTTTTTGACCAAACCTTTCAGCAAGGAAGAATTGCTTGATGCGATCCAGGCCCATGTTCCTGGCTTCGCCGCCGTTTTGCCGCAGTAG
- the gshB gene encoding glutathione synthase, which yields MSVRVGIVMDPIASISYKKDSSLAMLLAAQKRGWELFYMEQRDLYQGEGQARARMRPLQVFANPEKWFELGAESDALLSDLDVILMRKDPPFDMEFVYSTYLLEQAERAGVLVVNKPQSLRDCNEKLFATLFPQCTPPTIVSRRPDVLREFADHHGDVILKPLDGMGGSSIFRHTAGHPNLSVILETLTLHGQQQIMIQGYLPAIVDGDKRILMIDGEPVDYCLARIPAQGETRGNLAAGGRGEARPLTDKDRWIAAQVGPTLREKGLLFVGLDVIGEHLTEINVTSPTCIREIDNAFGTDIGGMLMDAIDQKLKAR from the coding sequence ATGAGCGTTCGCGTCGGGATTGTCATGGACCCTATCGCCAGCATTTCCTATAAAAAGGATAGCTCGCTGGCCATGCTGCTGGCCGCGCAGAAGCGTGGCTGGGAACTGTTCTACATGGAACAGCGCGACCTGTATCAGGGCGAAGGCCAGGCCCGGGCGCGGATGCGTCCACTGCAGGTTTTCGCCAACCCGGAAAAATGGTTCGAACTGGGTGCCGAAAGTGACGCGCTGCTGAGCGATCTGGACGTGATCCTGATGCGCAAGGATCCGCCGTTCGACATGGAGTTCGTCTACTCCACCTATTTGCTGGAACAGGCCGAGCGCGCTGGTGTGCTGGTGGTCAACAAGCCGCAAAGCCTGCGCGACTGCAACGAGAAGCTGTTCGCCACGCTGTTCCCGCAATGCACTCCGCCGACTATCGTCAGCCGTCGCCCTGACGTGCTGCGCGAATTCGCCGATCATCATGGCGATGTGATCCTCAAGCCGCTGGACGGCATGGGCGGTTCTTCGATCTTCCGCCACACCGCAGGGCATCCGAACCTGTCGGTGATCCTCGAAACCCTGACCCTGCATGGTCAGCAGCAAATCATGATCCAGGGTTACCTGCCGGCCATCGTCGATGGCGACAAGCGCATCCTGATGATCGACGGCGAGCCTGTGGATTATTGCCTGGCGCGGATTCCGGCCCAGGGCGAAACCCGTGGCAACCTGGCCGCCGGTGGTCGTGGCGAAGCCCGTCCATTGACCGACAAGGACCGCTGGATCGCCGCGCAAGTCGGCCCGACCCTGCGTGAAAAAGGCCTGTTGTTCGTGGGTCTGGACGTGATCGGCGAGCACCTGACCGAGATCAACGTCACCAGTCCGACCTGCATTCGCGAGATCGATAACGCGTTTGGCACTGACATCGGCGGCATGTTGATGGATGCCATCGATCAGAAGCTCAAGGCACGTTGA